The Salvia miltiorrhiza cultivar Shanhuang (shh) chromosome 1, IMPLAD_Smil_shh, whole genome shotgun sequence genome has a window encoding:
- the LOC131005053 gene encoding putative receptor-like protein kinase At1g80870, with translation MASRQPFPPNPRPKTSIILLAITISASLIILSAILYFVYYLWYTLVHRSRTSPFDGASPLKQLQRFSYKELKNATNSFSSSNCIGKGGSCTVFRGILRDGKLVAVKLLDSASFQCEHEFQNELKILGGLKSCPFVVSLLGFCVDGEKRLVVYEYMPNRSLQESLFSEPDNINCGDTRLSWGRRFGIILDVAKALAFLHNECEPAVIHGDVKPSNVLLDTEFRAKLSDFGLSRLKVEDEGAIGVDLFSQDLWKSQELSGNLNAGVGGGGENESSPNVGTPVESHENDEVDFALALQASASSKSSCRVYHNVMGLALNFNFSPDCGSENKGGGDLNSKGKELSANENGGVEWNKFVPYDDELSSVDHSKELNSNAAIAGEDNGSRESVGAKQWGKDWWWKQDGSGEFSSKDYVMEWIGSQICHENSTDWDEEKGAVEQKPSLDRASHLDKCEEVNENPVQEPAFECGVEKEDSKRWRARGRKHRKMHEWWKEEQMDEIKKANRLRVWRRGRFKVVHLRLGKCFMFKNRRNLRNGDDHHHNADDQNMEFSFRKGWRPRSMGSEDLFSRELSSTTSMRGTLCYVAPEYNGYGYLMEKADIYSLGVLILVIVSGRRPLHVLSSPMKLEKANLISWCRSLAHSGNTLELVDQRLRDEYSKEQATLCISLALACLQKMPELRPDIADIVKILKGEMELPSLPFEFSPSPPPKLHSRSRRRLRSSAD, from the coding sequence ATGGCTTCAAGGCAGCCATTCCCACCAAATCCAAGGCCTAAAACCAGCATAATTCTTCTTGCAATCACAATCTCTGCTTCCCTTATAATTCTGTCTGCAATTCTGTATTTTGTTTACTATTTATGGTACACTTTAGTTCACAGGTCAAGAACCAGCCCATTTGATGGAGCTTCGCCATTGAAGCAGCTCCAAAGATTCAGCTACAAAGAGCTCAAGAATGCCACCAACAGCTTCAGCAGCTCCAACTGCATAGGAAAAGGGGGTTCTTGCACTGTTTTCAGAGGAATCTTGAGAGATGGGAAATTGGTAGCTGTGAAGCTTCTTGATTCAGCCTCGTTTCAGTGTGAACACGAGTTTCAGAATGAGTTAAAGATTCTTGGTGGGCTAAAGTCCTGCCCTTTTGTTGTTTCTCTCTTGGGTTTTTGTGTGGATGGAGAGAAGAGGCTGGTGGTGTATGAATACATGCCTAACAGAAGTTTGCAAGAATCATTATTTTCTGAACCAGACAACATTAACTGTGGCGATACGAGGTTGAGTTGGGGTAGGAGGTTTGGTATAATTCTTGATGTTGCAAAGGCTTTAGCTTTCTTGCATAATGAATGTGAGCCTGCTGTTATTCATGGTGATGTGAAGCCAAGCAATGTGTTGCTTGACACTGAGTTTAGAGCTAAGCTGTCCGATTTCGGGTTGTCTAGGTTGAAGGTTGAGGATGAGGGTGCGATTGGTGTTGATTTGTTCAGTCAGGATCTGTGGAAGAGCCAAGAACTTTCTGGAAACTTGAATGCTGGTGTGGGAGGAGGTGGAGAGAATGAGAGTAGTCCTAATGTAGGAACTCCTGTGGAGAGCCATGAGAATGATGAGGTGGATTTTGCATTGGCTTTGCAAGCATCTGCCTCTTCCAAGAGTAGTTGTAGGGTTTACCACAATGTGATGGGATTAGCTTTGAATTTCAACTTTAGCCCTGATTGTGGGAGTGAGAATAAGGGGGGTGGGGATTTGAACTCGAAGGGGAAGGAGCTCTCAGCAAATGAAAATGGTGGGGTGGAGTGGAACAAATTTGTGccttatgatgatgagttgagTAGTGTGGATCATAGTAAGGAGTTGAACTCGAATGCTGCCATCGCTGGTGAAGATAACGGCAGCCGAGAAAGTGTGGGTGCTAAGCAATGGGGGAAGGATTGGTGGTGGAAGCAGGATGGGAGTGGTGAGTTTTCTAGTAAGGACTATGTTATGGAGTGGATTGGCAGCCAGATCTGCCATGAGAATTCGACTGATTGGGACGAGGAGAAGGGGGCAGTCGAACAGAAACCTAGCTTGGATCGTGCTAGCCACTTGGATAAGTGCGAGGAAGTGAATGAGAATCCTGTTCAAGAACCTGCATTCGAATGTGGCGTTGAGAAGGAGGATTCCAAGAGGTGGAGGGCTCGCGGTAGGAAGCATAGGAAGATGCATGAATGGTGGAAAGAGGAGCAAATGGATGAGATTAAGAAGGCGAATAGGCTTCGAGTGTGGAGAAGGGGAAGGTTCAAAGTGGTACATTTGAGATTAGGGAAATGCTTCATGTTCAAAAATAGGAGAAACTTGAGGAATGGAGATGACCATCATCACAATGCAGATGATCAGAACATGGAGTTTAGCTTCAGAAAAGGGTGGAGACCGCGTTCCATGGGGAGTGAGGATCTTTTCAGCCGGGAGTTGAGCAGCACGACGAGCATGAGGGGCACGTTGTGCTATGTGGCGCCAGAGTACAACGGCTATGGCTATCTGATGGAGAAGGCTGACATCTACAGCTTGGGAGTGTTGATCCTTGTGATAGTCTCCGGGAGGAGGCCGTTGCACGTGCTGTCCTCGCCTATGAAGCTCGAGAAGGCCAACCTCATCAGCTGGTGCAGGAGCTTGGCTCACTCTGGGAACACACTAGAGCTTGTTGATCAAAGGCTCAGAGATGAGTACAGCAAGGAACAGGCCACTTTGTGCATAAGTTTAGCCCTTGCTTGCCTGCAGAAAATGCCCGAGCTGAGGCCCGATATTGCCGACATTGTCAAGATTTTGAAAGGCGAAATGGAACTCCCTTCGTTGCCATTCGAGTTCTCGCCTTCCCCGCCTCCCAAGCTCCACAGCCGGTCAAGACGAAGACTCAGGAGCAGCGCGGATTAG
- the LOC131005054 gene encoding phosphatidyl-N-methylethanolamine N-methyltransferase — protein MGILACVGVILPFPFYYYLWNYPQSWVNLCGRGRDPCKAMALVSHFIKILQFVSLFSVSDLHWPPPFYFWPLFLFGQFLNIRVYQLLGEAGTYYGVRFGKKIGWVSEFPFGVIRDPQYVGSMMSLVACLPWLPYLYVALWLLGYAFMIKVESKEDPSTRATPLSSP, from the exons atgggGATATTGGCGTGCGTAGGAGTCATACTACCATTCCCATTTTACTACTATCTTTGGAACTACCCGCAATCATGGGTTAATCTGTGTGGGAGGGGCCGTGACCCCTGCAAAGCCATGGCCTTGGTGTCGCATTTCATCAAGATCCTTCAGTTCGTGTCGCTCTTCTCCGTCTCCGATCTTCACTGGCCGCCGCCTTTCTACTTCTGGCCGCTCTTCTTATTCGGACAGTTTCTTAACATCAG GGTGTACCAGCTGTTGGGAGAGGCGGGAACTTACTATGGCGTGCGTTTTGGGAAGAAGATTGGATGGGTGAGTGAGTTTCCGTTTGGAGTGATTAGAGATCCTCAGTATGTGGGAAGCATGATGAGCCTTGTGGCGTGTCTTCCTTGGCTTCCCTACCTATATGTCGCCCTCTGGCTTCTGGGCTACGCCTTCATGATCAAGGTTGAGTCCAAGGAAGACCCTTCCACTCGTGCAACCCCTCTCTCTTCACCTTAG